A region from the Aegilops tauschii subsp. strangulata cultivar AL8/78 chromosome 5, Aet v6.0, whole genome shotgun sequence genome encodes:
- the LOC109758759 gene encoding AT-rich interactive domain-containing protein 4 isoform X1 gives MSQIQSLSRSCVLLAVLCGKHADKQQQRAPPGRSGPEAKRLRPSYPFPELSSAGRLEVHTLVNPTPEQFLEAQRLVQPNFFYIQGQQLEDEEIGSLVWGDADMSDPQSFVCLISPPFPTIVYLEVPIGEKLAQAVHSKGIPYVIYWRNSFSSYAASHFRNALLSVVQSSVSHTWDSFQLAHASFRLYCVRNNHVQSVKLGPRLLGDAPKVNVVTPENEMAEEEGSSSEVPPAIKIYDDDINMKFLLCGVPSALVSFDILDDSCLLGSLEDGLNALLNIEIRGSKLQNRISASPPPLEAASVPRGMVTMRCDMTTCSSSHVSLLVSGSAQTCFDDQLLESHIKNELIEKSQLVRALPNSEDKLSSTEPFTSMSTACGASTFEVWMTLPKWAAQVLKHLAPEISYRSLVALGVGCVNATPVASFERQDADRLLFFCTGQRKDSAGESGPYFHLPRWSASLTKDRAKTGSESKSNLLGVNGTSEDRKAPVEGPSSLTSFKGKLKAATMRPIPHSRQQQMHPFMGFPEANIHETSQAKPNLPVAPPVKHHNSAPASTAAHRKSTSGPSHAQSIIQLNPLPMKKHGCDRLPIQVCSEEDFLKDVMQFLIQRGHHRLVPHGGLAEFPDAVLNAKRLDLYNLYKEVVSRGGFYVGNGINWKGQVFSKMRNHTVTNRMTGVGNTLKRHYETYLLEYELSHDDVDGECCLLCHSSAPGDWVNCGLCGEWAHFGCDRRQGLGTFKDYAKTDGLEYICPHCSIANYKKKPPPPQRVANGFANTVLPVSRNV, from the exons ATGTCGCAAATCCAGAGCTTGTCACGGAGCTGCGTGCTACTCGCGGTGCTCTGCGGCAAGCACGCCGATAAGCAGCAGCAGCGTGCGCCGCCAGGCAGGTCCGGGCCGGAGGCGAAGCGGCTGCGGCCGTCCTATCCGTTTCCTGAGCTCAGCTCCGCGGGGAGGTTGGAG GTGCACACGCTGGTCAATCCAACGCCGGAGCAGTTCCTCGAGGCGCAGCGGCTGGTGCAACCCAACTTCTTCTACATCCAAGGCCAGCAGCTGGAAGATGAGGAGATTGGTTCGCTCGTCTGGGGGGATGCCGACATGTCTGACCCGCAGTCGTTTGTCTGTCTCATCAGCCCGCCGTTCCCAACGATT GTTTATCTGGAGGTTCCTATTGGCGAAAAACTTGCCCAAGCAGTTCACTCAAAG GGTATTCCATATGTAATATACTGGAGAAATTCATTTTCATCTTATGCAGCATCCCATTTTCGCAATGCATTGTTGTCGGTGGTTCAAAG TTCGGTGAGCCATACATGGGATTCCTTTCAGCTTGCTCATGCATCCTTTCGACTATACTGTGTAAGAAACAACCATGTTCAAAGTGTTAAACTCGGCCCTCGTCTACTTGGGGatgctccaaaggtaaatgtAGTCACTCCCGAGAATGAAATGGCTGAGGAAGAAGGTTCTTCTTCTGAAGTGCCCCCAGCTATAAAAATATATGATGATGACATCAACATGAAATTTCTTCTCTGCGGAGTACCAAGCGCGCTGGTAAGCTTCGATATATTAGAC GACTCTTGTTTGCTGGGCTCATTAGAAGATGGTCTGAATGCTCTTCTAAATATCGAA attcGTGGGAGTAAACTTCAGAACCGAATCAG TGCTTCTCCACCGCCTCTTGAAGCAGCGTCTGTACCACGTGGAATGGTTACAATGCGTTGCGATATGACAACTTGCAGTTCTTCTCATGTGTCACTTCTTGTTTCTGGGAGTGCACAAACTTGTTTTGATGACCAG CTTCTAGAAAGCCACATAAAAAATGAACTCATCGAGAAGAGCCAGCTAGTCCGTGCTCTACCGAACAGCGAGGATAAGCTCTCATCGACCGAGCCTTTCACTTCTATGTCCACAGCTTGTGGTGCTTCTACCTTTGAAGTCTGGATGACCCTTCCTAAGTGGGCAGCACAG GTTTTGAAGCATCTAGCACCAGAAATCTCATACAGGAGCCTAGTTGCACTTGGAGTTGGCTGCGTAAATGCTACTCCTGTTGCTTCATTCGAGAGGCAAGATGCAGACCGCCTTCTTTTCTTCTGCACCGGTCAACGGAAAGATTCAGCCGGTGAAAGTGGCCCATATTTTCATCTGCCAAGATGGTCAGCCTCCCTTACCAAGGACAGAGCAAAGACGGGTTCAGAATCAAAATCAAATTTGTTAGGTGTGAATGGAACTTCAGAGGACAGGAAAGCTCCAGTTGAAGGGCCTTCCTCGCTGACATCCTTCAAGGGAAAATTGAAGGCTGCAACTATGAGGCCTATTCCTCACTCTCGacagcagcaaatgcatccttttaTGGGTTTCCCTGAAGCTAACATTCACGAAACTAGTCAGGCCAAGCCAAACTTGCCAGTTGCTCCACCCGTTAAGCATCATAATTCAGCACCTGCTTCTACAGCAGCGCATAGGAAATCAACTTCAGGGCCATCTCATGCTCAATCGATCATTCAGCTGAATCCTCTTCCCATGAAGAAACATGGGTGTGATCGGTTGCCTATCCAAGTGTGCTCTGAG GAGGACTTTCTGAAGGATGTCATGCAATTTTTAATTCAGAGGGGCCACCATCGACTCGTTCCTCATGGAGGTCTAGCTGAATTTCCTGATGCAGTCCTTAATGCAAAGCGCCTTGATCTCTATAACTTGTACAAAGAG GTGGTGTCCAGGGGTGGCTTTTATGTGGGCAATGGTATAAACTGGAAGGGTCAAGTCTTTTCAAAGATGCGAAACCACACCGTAACAAATAGAATGACT GGTGTCGGGAACACACTGAAAAGACACTACGAGACTTACTTGCTGGAATATGAGCTATCACATGATGACGTGGATGGGGAATGCTGTTTGCTTTGTCACAG TAGCGCTCCTGGAGATTGGGTGAACTGTGGTTTATGCGGCGAATGGGCTCATTTCGGTTGTGATAGACGGCAAGGGCTGGGCACTTTCAAG GATTATGCGAAGACAGATGGCTTGGAGTACATCTGCCCCCATTGTAGTATAGCAAATTACAAGAAGAAGCCTCCTCCGCCCCAGAGAGTAGCCAACGGGTTTGCGAATACCGTGCTGCCTGTATCACGGAATGTTTAA
- the LOC109758759 gene encoding AT-rich interactive domain-containing protein 4 isoform X2, translated as MSQIQSLSRSCVLLAVLCGKHADKQQQRAPPGRSGPEAKRLRPSYPFPELSSAGRLEVHTLVNPTPEQFLEAQRLVQPNFFYIQGQQLEDEEIGSLVWGDADMSDPQSFVCLISPPFPTIVYLEVPIGEKLAQAVHSKGIPYVIYWRNSFSSYAASHFRNALLSVVQSSVSHTWDSFQLAHASFRLYCVRNNHVQSVKLGPRLLGDAPKVNVVTPENEMAEEEGSSSEVPPAIKIYDDDINMKFLLCGVPSALDSCLLGSLEDGLNALLNIEIRGSKLQNRISASPPPLEAASVPRGMVTMRCDMTTCSSSHVSLLVSGSAQTCFDDQLLESHIKNELIEKSQLVRALPNSEDKLSSTEPFTSMSTACGASTFEVWMTLPKWAAQVLKHLAPEISYRSLVALGVGCVNATPVASFERQDADRLLFFCTGQRKDSAGESGPYFHLPRWSASLTKDRAKTGSESKSNLLGVNGTSEDRKAPVEGPSSLTSFKGKLKAATMRPIPHSRQQQMHPFMGFPEANIHETSQAKPNLPVAPPVKHHNSAPASTAAHRKSTSGPSHAQSIIQLNPLPMKKHGCDRLPIQVCSEEDFLKDVMQFLIQRGHHRLVPHGGLAEFPDAVLNAKRLDLYNLYKEVVSRGGFYVGNGINWKGQVFSKMRNHTVTNRMTGVGNTLKRHYETYLLEYELSHDDVDGECCLLCHSSAPGDWVNCGLCGEWAHFGCDRRQGLGTFKDYAKTDGLEYICPHCSIANYKKKPPPPQRVANGFANTVLPVSRNV; from the exons ATGTCGCAAATCCAGAGCTTGTCACGGAGCTGCGTGCTACTCGCGGTGCTCTGCGGCAAGCACGCCGATAAGCAGCAGCAGCGTGCGCCGCCAGGCAGGTCCGGGCCGGAGGCGAAGCGGCTGCGGCCGTCCTATCCGTTTCCTGAGCTCAGCTCCGCGGGGAGGTTGGAG GTGCACACGCTGGTCAATCCAACGCCGGAGCAGTTCCTCGAGGCGCAGCGGCTGGTGCAACCCAACTTCTTCTACATCCAAGGCCAGCAGCTGGAAGATGAGGAGATTGGTTCGCTCGTCTGGGGGGATGCCGACATGTCTGACCCGCAGTCGTTTGTCTGTCTCATCAGCCCGCCGTTCCCAACGATT GTTTATCTGGAGGTTCCTATTGGCGAAAAACTTGCCCAAGCAGTTCACTCAAAG GGTATTCCATATGTAATATACTGGAGAAATTCATTTTCATCTTATGCAGCATCCCATTTTCGCAATGCATTGTTGTCGGTGGTTCAAAG TTCGGTGAGCCATACATGGGATTCCTTTCAGCTTGCTCATGCATCCTTTCGACTATACTGTGTAAGAAACAACCATGTTCAAAGTGTTAAACTCGGCCCTCGTCTACTTGGGGatgctccaaaggtaaatgtAGTCACTCCCGAGAATGAAATGGCTGAGGAAGAAGGTTCTTCTTCTGAAGTGCCCCCAGCTATAAAAATATATGATGATGACATCAACATGAAATTTCTTCTCTGCGGAGTACCAAGCGCGCTG GACTCTTGTTTGCTGGGCTCATTAGAAGATGGTCTGAATGCTCTTCTAAATATCGAA attcGTGGGAGTAAACTTCAGAACCGAATCAG TGCTTCTCCACCGCCTCTTGAAGCAGCGTCTGTACCACGTGGAATGGTTACAATGCGTTGCGATATGACAACTTGCAGTTCTTCTCATGTGTCACTTCTTGTTTCTGGGAGTGCACAAACTTGTTTTGATGACCAG CTTCTAGAAAGCCACATAAAAAATGAACTCATCGAGAAGAGCCAGCTAGTCCGTGCTCTACCGAACAGCGAGGATAAGCTCTCATCGACCGAGCCTTTCACTTCTATGTCCACAGCTTGTGGTGCTTCTACCTTTGAAGTCTGGATGACCCTTCCTAAGTGGGCAGCACAG GTTTTGAAGCATCTAGCACCAGAAATCTCATACAGGAGCCTAGTTGCACTTGGAGTTGGCTGCGTAAATGCTACTCCTGTTGCTTCATTCGAGAGGCAAGATGCAGACCGCCTTCTTTTCTTCTGCACCGGTCAACGGAAAGATTCAGCCGGTGAAAGTGGCCCATATTTTCATCTGCCAAGATGGTCAGCCTCCCTTACCAAGGACAGAGCAAAGACGGGTTCAGAATCAAAATCAAATTTGTTAGGTGTGAATGGAACTTCAGAGGACAGGAAAGCTCCAGTTGAAGGGCCTTCCTCGCTGACATCCTTCAAGGGAAAATTGAAGGCTGCAACTATGAGGCCTATTCCTCACTCTCGacagcagcaaatgcatccttttaTGGGTTTCCCTGAAGCTAACATTCACGAAACTAGTCAGGCCAAGCCAAACTTGCCAGTTGCTCCACCCGTTAAGCATCATAATTCAGCACCTGCTTCTACAGCAGCGCATAGGAAATCAACTTCAGGGCCATCTCATGCTCAATCGATCATTCAGCTGAATCCTCTTCCCATGAAGAAACATGGGTGTGATCGGTTGCCTATCCAAGTGTGCTCTGAG GAGGACTTTCTGAAGGATGTCATGCAATTTTTAATTCAGAGGGGCCACCATCGACTCGTTCCTCATGGAGGTCTAGCTGAATTTCCTGATGCAGTCCTTAATGCAAAGCGCCTTGATCTCTATAACTTGTACAAAGAG GTGGTGTCCAGGGGTGGCTTTTATGTGGGCAATGGTATAAACTGGAAGGGTCAAGTCTTTTCAAAGATGCGAAACCACACCGTAACAAATAGAATGACT GGTGTCGGGAACACACTGAAAAGACACTACGAGACTTACTTGCTGGAATATGAGCTATCACATGATGACGTGGATGGGGAATGCTGTTTGCTTTGTCACAG TAGCGCTCCTGGAGATTGGGTGAACTGTGGTTTATGCGGCGAATGGGCTCATTTCGGTTGTGATAGACGGCAAGGGCTGGGCACTTTCAAG GATTATGCGAAGACAGATGGCTTGGAGTACATCTGCCCCCATTGTAGTATAGCAAATTACAAGAAGAAGCCTCCTCCGCCCCAGAGAGTAGCCAACGGGTTTGCGAATACCGTGCTGCCTGTATCACGGAATGTTTAA
- the LOC109758758 gene encoding alanine aminotransferase 2 translates to MSYNKTASITAETINPKVKIFDYEPCGEIARHAERLEQEMEKSPGSRPFPEITYCNLGNPQALGQRPITFFREVLSLCDNPALLRRDETRMLFSPCAINRARKIIESMPGRNSGAYTNSQGIRSLREAVASGIAARDGFPSRPEDIFLTDGASSAINLSMQILIRSQEDGVLCPLPEYPLYSASIILHGGTMVPYNLSEDGDWGLEIFEVKRCLEEARIAGLTVRAMVIINPGNPTGQVLSVTNQEEIVEFCRKEGLVMLADEVYQDNVYVEDRKFHSFKKVARSLGYDENDISIVSFHSVSMGFSGECGRRGGYMEICGFGDDVMDEIRKVASVTLCPNIGGQILTSLAMDPPKLGDGCFENFMAEKEDIRLSLAKRAKTLASAFSSLEGMTCNRVEGAIYAFPRIHLPAAAIKAAKAEGMSPDLFYACRLLDATGIAVVPGSGFHQVSGRNKATGTWHIRCTILPGEDKIKVMIPRLKEFHESFMNEFRDRS, encoded by the exons aTGTCGTACAACAAGACGGCGTCCATCACCGCGGAGACCATAAACCCCAAG GTGAAGATCTTCGACTACGAGCCCTGCGGAGAGATCGCCAGGCACGCAGAG AGGTTGGAGCAGGAGATGGAGAAGAGCCCAGGTTCTCGCCCTTTTCCAGAG ATAACATACTGCAACCTTGGGAACCCCCAGGCTCTCGGCCAGCGACCCATAACCTTCTTCCGTGAG GTTCTTTCCCTGTGCGACAATCCAGCTCTCCTGCGCAGGGATGAAACTCGTATGTTATTCAG CCCATGTGCCATAAATAGAGCGCGGAAGATTATTGAGTCCATGCCTGGCAGAAACTCTGGTGCATATACTAACAGTCAG GGAATCAGAAGTTTGCGCGAAGCAGTCGCAAGTGGAATCGCTGCAAGAGATGGTTTTCCATCAAGACCAGAAGACATCTTTCTGACAGATGGAGCGAGTTCAGCC ATTAATTTGAGTATGCAGATACTCATTAGGTCCCAAGAAGATGGTGTTTTATGCCCTTTACCTGAATATCCGTTATACTCGGCGTCCATTATACTTCATGGTGGGACTATG GTACCATACAATCTTAGTGAGGACGGTGATTGGGGGCTTGAGATCTTCGAAGTAAAGAGGTGCTTGGAGGAGGCACGCATCGCAGGTTTGACTGTTCGGGCTATGGTGATCATAAACCCCGGAAATCCGACGGGACAG GTACTGTCTGTCACCAACCAGGAGGAGATAGTAGAATTTTGTCGGAAAGAAGGTTTGGTTATGCTTGCTGATGAG GTATACCAAGATAACGTCTATGTGGAAGATAGGAAATTCCATTCTTTCAAGAAAGTAGCCAGATCACTTGGGTATGACGAGAATGACATCTCCATAGTGTCATTTCACTCGGTCTCGATGG GGTTCTCTGGAGAATGTGGCAGAAGGGGAGGCTACATGGAGATATGTGGTTTTGGAGATGATGTTATGGATGAGATTCGCAAAGTGGCTTCCGTGACTCTTTGCCCCAACATAGGTGGTCAAATTCTTACTAGCCTTGCTATGGATCCACCGAAG CTGGGTGATGGTTGTTTTGAGAATTTTATGGCTGAAAAGGAAGACATCCGTTTATCTCTCGCCAAGCGCGCCAAG ACCTTGGCGAGCGCATTCAGCAGCCTGGAGGGAATGACCTGTAACAGAGTAGAAGGTGCGATCTACGCCTTCCCACGGATCCACCTCCCTGCAGCGGCGATCAAAGCCGCCAAGGCCGAGGGCATGTCTCCAGACTTGTTCTACGCGTGCCGCCTTCTCGACGCCACTGGGATTGCCGTCGTCCCTGGCTCTGGATTCCACCAG GTGTCTGGGCGAAACAAGGCCACCGGGACATGGCATATCCGGTGCACGATCCTCCCCGGCGAGGACAAGATCAAGGTAATGATCCCGCGCCTCAAGGAGTTCCACGAGTCCTTCATGAACGAGTTCCGTGACCGAAGCTGA